Below is a genomic region from Henckelia pumila isolate YLH828 chromosome 3, ASM3356847v2, whole genome shotgun sequence.
ctgaaaatgagaatattgCTTATCCTCTCACGGATAATCATTtcttgttgaatcctgacttgcACTACTGGATGAACAAAACCGTTTCATACCTCTTAGGAAAAGTCCTAAAAACAATACAACCTAGCAAAAACCCTTGAATCGATCTCATCGAATCAGACTTATCAATGCATCCATTAGACatcctgaaaaaaaaatcagtgacaacaatcccgctggatctgataaccttagatctcagctgctatCCTTTTTtcatgtctaaacacttgatgttatcctgttagtattcattaaaattcaaatgcttgctagatcaatttctgacaCTGAAGTCCTAGAATTACTGCAAATCattcctgagaactgaatatctgagtactcTACTCATCTTTTCAGTCTACCAAGAATAATTCCAatcgttctttatgcaaaagaatatttagctccTCCGTCAACGGGTTATAACATCTATATCTACCTCAGACAAATAGTTGCAAATAGCACCAAACTTGCACCAATTTAACTGACCATTTCgaaacatacatgaacacctaagtgcccAGCTTTCACTAACCAAGTAAATTCTCATACTGATGAATccatgctgtaacttagcaggctcatgacatctgtcaaaTAGAATTGAGTATCTTTTCAtggttatcaaactgacaccaaactatatttttaacgtaactgttgcaatgatctctagactgagtaaattttccatcctttcttgaagtacaaaagacttccagaatatCAATGGAAATATACTCTCCCATGTCTATCATTGATAACAGTTCACGTCTCCTAGTATAAGTCATCACAGTGCcctgataaaattcttctttgcttgacaatccatcgattgaattccaattcttacagaaaaatttacctaagtaaactcatcacttagaatttcctgttcatctcataatcaagatcctgatcactaaaatacctctgatagaatcagacaatacaggtaaaacctcctggttctcccccagtatcacgtgcaagaactacccgtccagaatattcacttgtcaaggaatcctttccaagactattctgtccacggaaacaaaagtctgtatctctgatgaagtcagacgataactcaaatcccttggaactaatccagtaccaagtataactccagaagactcaattaaatcctgaatattctcATGATAATTATACCTATTGCTATGACTATACAAACAACGAGATTGAGataagtcttcctataatgccaaactggaacaaaagaatccttccagagtacaccggcataaggtcgcacttactataccatctcggaacccgacagtcaagagcaccctggaataactcatccctgagtctctgatattatgcaatcattcctttctggaccaaaatcattggtcaaggaaaattctctgtagaggcacaactcaaatcccgagtctgcaagcatctgataattaaatcctgttgaatatcaattcaactaatctcctggattaaattccgatatcacaaatcaatatcaaaaacttatctattcagaacaattacttgtcaaggaaaaatccattccaagactgttctgacaatGGAACATCTCTATCTCAAATAAacgataactaaaccttgataccacacctggtatctgTCCTATTCAAAttcataccctgttgtgactgttTCCAAATTTCtaaactgagtagccttccctatatagtccctggagcaccaaggcctccaaacaatctTCGAAGTATAGAAACTTCCAAAGGAATAACCGACTAAGGGTGGCGCCCCCTCATGTCTAGTactggtcacaatccacaactcttggtattagttaatctgtcatcctgatgaaaatccatcatcactaggtaacaacctaaaaggATCAAAACAGCCAACTGTTCTAAATAAATccgtctagaacaaacattcatgcatcctgatgaatcacatcatcTCTGAAAACACTTGGtttactagaatattctaggtaaaacatctagaactattcattgaaaacatgcaaaatcccaagtactcattaaaacaatgatcagtcatttattcaaaataaccaagttaatctcaaagattacaacacttgaaccataaattcaggttctaatacaatctttattacaatcccatgtaacaacttaatcaaaagattacactgaagatgtacaatacaacaataactgagtacatcaaatactgaaatctttaatacatctgattacaactgaaatactgtttacaaccgaatacagtatttaaactcTTGCagaagtctttcattccgtctactgatcttgaacatgaagtttcccttCTGCTACTCAGGTCAGCAGAACTTCTACCTCACAAGATCTCAAAGAATAAAATCTTGGtaatctaccggatccttccaatattgttgggttccttatctggtagatgagacaagattttcccgtcaatctctccaactactagaggagagtcttccggggtggcttccttggtcgacttagaatggatgactacatgtcacacattccgttCAACCTGAAGAAGTGCCTGGCGttaaactggatcttctcttccagctcgctgggatccacataatacgatcctccgctgccaaccttggcaatgacgatcttggaaaagcctagacatcctgctattccaattcctgatactgctatcgttattgaatccaacttgtaatcctacaaaggataacccaaaatcaatactatgtcccaaagaatcttattgcatgctctgataccataaatgtagtgacccttacccggatcacctactaaacagaacttaggcatgcaattaacttaattaaatagatatcagaataaactgcgaaaacattacaaatactacaatcccaaggaaaggaatctgtaaaaatccaattagattatacaaccatatcgaaaagctgtatcaatccgataacaacagaaatagaaacctaagcgaagctccagctgaccaaccgctgcctagcccctcctggaaccacccgcctcgtccaatcgcaaacctaccccatggaatagggtgtccagaaatacaaagtacgagatgtgagcataaaacgctcagtacgagagtatgagtatacatgcatgcaaagtgaacttcctataactcgaggtcaaagatcagataacatagacagaccgggccctggtatgtagcacgttgtgccgtcgctgcaggaggtggctcccataccaatataccagtggatatttcggacccaaatcgatggaagtacatccactaacaggatagggtacaaccctactaatatacatctcgaaggagatggctcaatatgcagatgaatgcagcataaatcaatgacatataaatcatgcagtcacataatacatgcatactcaatcaggatatctcaaacagtactatCGTACCAAACACCGAAGTatgaactaagctggaagaagacaacccctagctgcaTTAGGTTcaagtcccgacccgacctggtctcaagactgacccgacctgacctctcccttcaagcccgacctgaactgctcctggtcaagcccgacctgaactactcctggtcaagccccgtGCTACTCCTTCCCAAACTCCcaagctactctttcccgagctcccgagctactccttggtCCGAGTAGAACTAAGAAGTGAGATGAAATGGTGTAAAATGTCCGAACCCTCGACTCTtatttatagaggatgagcCGGGACACGTATCAATCGAGTGCATGACACCAAGCAGGACACTAATCGTATTTTAGCTCCAGCCACGTGTCCATTCCCGACCTGAATACCATGTgttcttcccatgaccgaacactaccctggccttgcacatcactttcttgagcaccctaAGCCCCAACCCGAGCCAAGCACAAACACATTCCCAAGCCCTAGCTCCAAGCCCGAGCtctagctcaatgcccgagctcttgctcaatgcccgagctattgttgaacaaccatgaccgacccgagctactcatctcatgtgttcttgatcttaacttgtgctcttgataataaaatataattaaccaattaatcttgtaaattggaactgggctactacattatattaccctatcatattataaaatctcctttcagtatcaattataacacataaaattaattcgaagttgatcaatctccaaataatcattaaacataataatataatcaagaatgcataaaaaccaaattcaatcttcaagaagaaatcaaaacaaagttttaGGGGTAGGATCcactaaatcccaacaaatataaaagaaagaagGAGAAAATATAAAACTAGTGTTTGCGGTTCTTGTTTCTGGTTGAGTTCTTCATGTCGTCTCCCTCTTCTCACGTTCCTTTCTCTCCTTCGTTGATGGCGGCTGCTCTCCCCTCGTCTGATGCGTCTCAAAAGTATTTTTTATATGCCCTTGAAAATCCATCAAACAAATCCCGACAAGTTGAgactttaaaattttgaaaatttgatttttttccaGTCCGCGTCGCACCTAGGCGCCCAAGGTTCTGTCCCAAAAATGTTATTCTTGCATATGATTTTATGCTgtgcgcgacaattttcaaaaaattatatctcacaatctaatcgccggattgatctgaaattttgacagcaacttcaaaacatcttgaaattcaaTGTAGACAGTAGAGCTTGGATTTTGATCTTTCAataagtaaaaataaatttttgaccaTTACTGCTCTGTAATTTATTCTTGTGACTCTACTCTTGCTCAAATTCTTCCTTTTCTCCATCTTTTTCCTATAACCAATCAAAAATCACGAGAAATGATCCGCAGGCAATAAATACTCGATAAATAAACATGAATGACATTAACAATATAAAAACAtgcaaaacaaatgcaaaataatgcaataaaacacataaaaacaacacCTATCAATTACaccattatttaattttgttatatatGTAAAAAGGAAACGTAAAAATGAATATGATAATAACTAAAACTGATAGAGCCAAAAAAATTCCAAGTGCTCGGATTTAGTACAAGTGGGAAGATTATATAGCCTGTAAATGAGTTCAAGAAGTAATAGACGAGTGGCTCATAAAAGTCAACATAAAGATGAATAGCGTAGAAGGGTCAACATAATCGTAGATGATGGGCGTACACAACATAATCGTTGGTTTGTTTAATGTCCTTAGGGAAGATACTTGATTTTGTATTGCTCAATCGCCGCGAAGGCTCCTCTCGACAACAAACAATTTATTGAAGTGTACACCTTAATTTTGGTGATGATAACACATCAATAAgataagattaaaaaaaaaaccaagaacAAAGTACATTGACTCAAATCGGTCTGATATCAAGTCAATCCGATATATCGATCTGGATGCGTTAAAATAGTTGAATATCTCTTTTCTGAAAACAATCATTAATCTGACAAGATAAAATTAGATCAGATCAAAGCCAGACCAGATCAATCTACACAACCCAATCTCAATCCGAGTTATTAGACTAAAAGACAAGAGAAGTTGTTGGTTCCATACTCgacaataattcaaaattctCCACTAAATTTGGAAAGAATACGAGGACACGTGGCACCTCTTGATTGAATAAAGACAAACATTCTACCGGCTACTTTTTTAAATATTGGAGAAGATCACCTATAAATATTTGATGACAAATAGAGATTCATAACTCTTGCTCTCTTATTTCAAAACTTTAAGATCATCAAGCCTTCATAAGCAAACTTAGAGATTATATAGACATACAAGAAGCAAATCAAAGATCAAACTCAAAATTCAAGCTTATTGAGTTATCAGATCAATTGATTGTGATAATTCTGTGATAGTTAAACCAACTTGTTGAAGCATATCCCATACTGAATTTATGTTGTAACTCAACCagagtttgatttgaattgaaaaTTTGATACTAGAAGTTTTTTTCAAGGGTTGATTGAATCGGATTTGTATAAGTTGTTGTGTAAATCGAATTCTTCTAGTGAAATTCTTCTGGAAATAGAAGAAGGGAAGACGTAGAAGTTTTagcttcgaacttccataaaaattatCTTGTTCTTTATATTTACTTACTACACTTACTTACTTGATCTGAGTTAGCTATCTAGATCAATTTTGCAAGGAATAAGTATTTCGCCGGATCAGATCAGTTCTTTTGAGCAAAATCTACTTAAGAAAAATACTTTCTATTCGAGCTGATAAATCAATTTAAGTTTTCATAATTATACttagtgtgtattcacccctctCTACACACTTTTTTTATTCTTACAAGCGGTATCAGAGCggttttaattgcttaaatttgaATATCTCTTGATAAGATATGTCATCGTTTAACAAGATTCCTATGTTCTCTAAGAAAAATCATGATGACTGAAAAATTCTTATGCAGACACATCTATCTGCTCAAGATGACGATATGTGGTATATCATCACAGATAGACCAATGAAGATCATGAAAGCCAACACTGCAGTTGCTGTGACCGAAGGTATACCTCAGATGATTGAAAAGCCTAGATCAGAGTGGACAACCGAGgacaaaaacaaagcaaagtTGGAAAATGTGGCAAGagattttttatacaaaaatttGGACAAAAATATGTTTAGTAAGATCAAGTCATGCACTACTACTAAGGATATATGGGAGAAACTCACACAACTGTATGAAAACAATGATCAAACAAACGAAAACAAAATCATGGTAGCAATCCAAAAGTTCAACATTATGAAAATGAAACCTGGAGAAACAATGACtgagtttgatgaaagatttAACAACATAATCATTGAGTTGAATGCTTTGGGAAAAATCTACAGCAACAGAGAAGTGGCTTTAAAAGTTATGAGAGCCTTGCCTCGTGCATGGGATATTAAAACAATTGCAATGAGAAAAATCTAAGGACCTCAACAAGATCGAACTACATGACCTGTTCGCAGATCTCAAAGTTTATGAGTTTGAGCTAGGAGTACGAATTGAAGAAGAACTATCTACTCCACAAGTCACTAAGGCTGTGACAACAGTAGAGGAAATATCAACTATCAAGACTATAGATCAACTTAGTAGTGATGCTATGTtgctctttgtcaagaaatttgacAAGTTCATGAGAAagaatcaaaataatttttagagCAAAAACAAATCTAGCTTCAGATGAAATGATCCAATCAACGATGATCAAGATTAATATAACTGTGGAAAGAAAGAAAATTTCATAGCTGAATGCACGAAACCAAAGAAGAAATAAAGGAATACATCACATAAGAAGATCTCCAGAGAATAAAGAAAGAACAtcaaaaaaaagaaagagcAAAAAACACTGATGACAGAAGAGAACAACAACAAGTCGGCTGAGTCAGATACAAAGTCATCTTGTTCATAAACTTCTTCAAGTGaaagtgatgatgaaaatgtcAAATGCTTGATGGCAAGAGATGATTCAGAAATCCTAGAGGATGGAAAGGTTTTGACATTACTTATGATGAATTTACTAGAGATGATCTTATCACTGATTTAAATGAGATGGTAATTGAGTATTGAAGACTATCTCATCAGTTTGATGAAGTCAAAGCAGATGTAAAGAGAATAATAGATAAGTCATATCTAATGGACTCTACTGAGTCTATTGAATCATATAGTCTAAAGGCTCAAATAAATATGTTAATGACTTAAAACACCAACATGATAAGTGAACTCCAAGTTGTTTTATTTGAGAATCAAAGGTTGACAAACTTAGTAAACACTTGGAACAAGTCTTCTGTTTCACTAGATAAACtgaatggactgcagaagcaAGATGGTGATAGAACTGGTCTAGGCATTGGGCATAAATTATATTAGCTCATCTGAAACAAATACTCAGTCATGTATGGataagaaaaattcaaaatatatgaaATTTGTAAGATccaacatgatatatgaacACCTTGAGCCTAAAATTCCGGTTAGACCTCCAATAATTCAACATAGCAAACTATTTCATAAAGGTTTGGGATATGTTGAACATGAAAGTTCATAGTCTAGAATGACTAAGATCAAATAGGTTTGGATATGTCCAAGATAGACAGAACTTTATGACGGTAAAACATAAACCATATTTCAAAAACAAACCTGCTCAGAAGAAGTATTGGAAACCTGGCATAAAGAATCAGTCTGACTATACCACTAGGCACCCACAACACAATGCACGAAAGGTATTAGCTGGATCACTTACTCTTGGGGGCCTGTATAatggaaaatttttaaatataattcaaGTATATATTTCCAAGGGATTAACCTGGAGTGAACCCAAGTAGGTATGAGTACGAAAGTTATTTTTATCTTTGATTTAAGGATATAAGAAGTGAGCTGGTGAAGCAATCAGTCTGGTACTTAGACAGTGGCTATTCTAGACACATGATTGGAGAAATCAAGCTTCTATTTGAATTCTCACATGGTTCAGAACCAAAAATCACTTTTGGGGATAATTTAAAGGGTATGACtatgggtaagggtaagcttaTCCATGATAACATGTTTATTAAAGATGTTCTGTTAGTaaaaaagtttaaaatatatttgattAGTACAAGTCAATTATGTGATTATGATTCTtgtttagaatttcaaaaacatACCTGTACAATTAAAGATCTATCTGGACTAACAATTATGATAAGTGAAAGAAGTAGAAAAACCTATCGAGTCAACTGGTTTGCACAGCCTAGTGATACTATTTTTATGGTTGCCTTAAATATGATTACGTGAATTTGCTGTGATTAAATTGATTTTATAGTTCTTAATCATTGTTTGCagtttgatataggaaaagggGAAGAAATTGAGCAAAATAGAAGAAATTGAGAagcaaaagagaagaaaaattaaAGTGTTTGCGCTCGATCCTGAAAATATGGCCGCTCAAGCGCCCAAAAAGAAGAATTTTTGTTATTGGATAAAGTTATTCGCACTCGTGCCATGAAAATAACCCTCTTGAGCGCAGAAAATGGAGACAAAGTGGCACCCCTGCCAAGCAGCGCAGCTCCGCCGCGAAGAAGATGGACCAGTGCGCCTGCGAT
It encodes:
- the LOC140889782 gene encoding uncharacterized protein, which translates into the protein MQTHLSAQDDDMWYIITDRPMKIMKANTAVAVTEGIPQMIEKPRSEWTTEDKNKAKLENVARDFLYKNLDKNMFSKIKSCTTTKDIWEKLTQLYENNDQTNENKIMVAIQKFNIMKMKPGETMTEFDERFNNIIIELNALGKIYSNREVALKVMRALPRAWDIKTIAMRKI